The proteins below come from a single Burkholderia contaminans genomic window:
- the andAd gene encoding anthranilate 1,2-dioxygenase small subunit AndAd: protein MMENLTEDMKTWFEIYMLQNRYIGHLDNNRLEAWPTMFTEDCTYEIVPKENADLGLPVGIVHCTNQRMLRDRVVSLRHANIYEEHTYRHMTSGLTIVAERDGEIDTESNYVVVQTRSNGESNVYQAGKYYDTVVRTPDGLRYKTKRVIYDTSRVQTLLATPI, encoded by the coding sequence ATGATGGAAAACCTGACGGAAGACATGAAGACGTGGTTCGAGATTTACATGCTCCAGAACCGCTATATCGGGCACCTCGACAACAACCGGCTCGAAGCCTGGCCGACGATGTTCACCGAGGACTGCACGTACGAAATCGTGCCGAAGGAAAACGCCGACCTCGGGCTGCCGGTGGGGATCGTCCACTGCACGAACCAGCGGATGCTGCGCGACCGCGTGGTGTCGCTGCGGCACGCGAACATCTACGAAGAGCATACGTACCGGCACATGACGTCGGGCCTGACGATCGTCGCGGAACGCGACGGCGAGATCGACACGGAGAGCAACTACGTCGTCGTGCAGACGCGCAGCAACGGCGAGTCGAACGTGTACCAGGCCGGCAAGTACTACGACACGGTCGTGCGCACGCCGGACGGGCTGCGCTACAAGACCAAGCGGGTGATCTACGACACGTCGCGCGTGCAGACGCTGCTCGCCACCCCGATCTGA
- the andAb gene encoding anthranilate 1,2-dioxygenase ferredoxin subunit AndAb, with product MTEATLAEWHPLGAFDEFSEDEPAARVAGQKPIAVFRIGDELFAMHDLCSHGHARLSEGYVEDGCVECPLHQGLIDIRTGAPKCAPITEPVRTYPIRIVDGQVEVNVG from the coding sequence ATGACCGAAGCAACACTGGCCGAGTGGCATCCGCTCGGCGCTTTCGACGAATTCTCCGAAGACGAACCGGCGGCGCGCGTCGCCGGCCAGAAGCCGATCGCGGTGTTCCGGATCGGCGACGAACTGTTCGCGATGCACGACCTCTGCTCGCACGGCCACGCGCGGCTGTCAGAAGGCTATGTGGAGGACGGCTGCGTCGAATGCCCGCTGCACCAGGGGCTGATCGACATCCGCACGGGTGCGCCGAAATGCGCGCCGATCACGGAGCCGGTGCGGACCTATCCGATCCGGATCGTCGACGGGCAGGTGGAAGTCAATGTCGGCTGA
- the andAa gene encoding anthranilate 1,2-dioxygenase system ferredoxin--NAD(+) reductase has translation MSADPFVIVGAGHAARRTAEALRERDAAARIVMIGAEREMPYDRPALSKDALLTDGGEQRAFVRDAAWYDAQGIELRLGTRVDAIERDAQRVRLDDGATLPYARLVLATGSRVRTFGGAIDEGVTPHYVRTVDDARALRAQLVPGRRVAVLGGGFIGLEVAAAARQLGCDVTVIDPAPRLLQRALPEVVGAYAHRLHDARGVVFQMATLPRAIRRAPGGGAIVETDHGDVPADLVVVGIGVVPNVELAQAAGLDVDNGIRVDAGCRTVDPAIFAAGEVTMHFNPLLGRHVRIESWQVAENQPAIAAANLLGADEAYAELPWLWSDQYDCNLQMLGLFGGERTIVVRGDPTNGPFTVFGLGDDGRIVAVAAANLGRDIGASRRLMAAGAVPDPVKLADPAVNLKTFM, from the coding sequence ATGTCGGCTGATCCGTTCGTGATCGTCGGCGCCGGGCATGCCGCGCGGCGCACGGCCGAAGCGCTGCGCGAGCGCGACGCCGCGGCGCGCATCGTGATGATCGGCGCGGAGCGCGAGATGCCGTACGACCGGCCTGCACTGTCGAAGGATGCGCTGTTGACGGACGGCGGCGAGCAGCGCGCGTTCGTGCGTGACGCGGCGTGGTACGACGCGCAGGGCATCGAGCTGCGGCTCGGTACGCGCGTCGACGCGATCGAGCGCGATGCGCAGCGTGTGAGGCTCGACGACGGCGCGACACTCCCGTATGCGCGGCTCGTGCTCGCGACAGGCTCGCGGGTGCGCACGTTCGGCGGCGCGATCGACGAAGGCGTCACGCCGCATTACGTCCGCACGGTCGACGATGCGCGGGCGTTGCGCGCGCAGCTTGTGCCGGGTCGCCGCGTGGCGGTGCTCGGCGGCGGGTTCATCGGGCTCGAGGTCGCGGCGGCGGCGCGCCAGCTCGGCTGCGACGTGACGGTGATCGATCCGGCGCCGCGCCTGCTGCAGCGTGCGTTGCCGGAAGTGGTCGGTGCGTATGCGCATCGGTTGCACGATGCGCGCGGCGTGGTCTTCCAGATGGCGACATTGCCGCGCGCGATCCGTCGCGCGCCCGGCGGCGGCGCGATCGTCGAGACCGATCACGGCGACGTGCCGGCCGATCTCGTCGTGGTGGGCATCGGTGTGGTGCCGAATGTCGAGCTGGCGCAGGCGGCCGGGCTCGATGTCGACAACGGGATTCGCGTCGACGCGGGCTGCCGCACGGTCGATCCCGCGATCTTCGCGGCGGGCGAGGTGACGATGCACTTCAATCCGCTGCTCGGGCGCCACGTGCGGATCGAATCGTGGCAGGTCGCCGAAAACCAGCCGGCCATCGCGGCCGCGAACCTGCTCGGCGCCGACGAGGCCTATGCCGAATTGCCGTGGCTGTGGTCCGATCAGTACGACTGCAACCTGCAGATGCTCGGGCTGTTCGGCGGCGAGCGTACGATCGTCGTGCGCGGCGATCCGACGAACGGGCCGTTCACGGTGTTCGGGCTGGGGGATGACGGCAGGATCGTCGCGGTGGCCGCGGCGAACCTCGGGCGCGACATCGGCGCATCCCGCCGGTTGATGGCGGCGGGGGCGGTGCCGGACCCGGTGAAGCTTGCGGATCCGGCGGTGAACCTGAAGACGTTCATGTAG
- a CDS encoding DUF445 domain-containing protein, which translates to MTPDKALELKRSKRRALWLLLAAVAVFVTTILLPRGPWVDGIKAVAEAAMVGALADWFAVVALFRRVPIPFVSRHTEIIPKNKDKIADNLAVFVREKFLGPDALAAQIRQHDPAQKLGAWLGEPANTDALGGYVTKLMSFALDMTDDARIQTFVHDAFRAMIDRIDLSQSAGAILDTLTKDGRHQALLDDAIEQVVDVLDKEENREVIAGFIVEWLKTQYPKVEKIMPTQWFGENGARMLASAVSRVLEGVAADPEHELRQRFDRTVVRLTERLKHDPAFIEKGDEIKRYIRDGAAFNDYARDLWDQLRAWLKADLARPDSALHRQAAMLGGWLGARLAESPALRASLNEHVEKAVHEMAPDFADFLMRHIRDTVRNWDAREMSRQIELNIGKDLQYIRINGTLVGGLIGLGLYLVSLVPRWAAGWLH; encoded by the coding sequence ATGACGCCAGACAAAGCCCTCGAACTGAAACGCAGCAAGCGCCGCGCGCTGTGGCTGCTGCTGGCCGCCGTCGCGGTGTTCGTCACGACGATCCTGCTGCCGCGCGGCCCGTGGGTCGACGGCATCAAGGCCGTGGCCGAAGCCGCGATGGTCGGCGCGCTCGCCGACTGGTTCGCGGTCGTCGCGCTGTTTCGCCGCGTGCCGATCCCGTTCGTGTCGCGCCACACCGAGATCATTCCGAAGAACAAGGACAAGATCGCCGACAACCTCGCGGTGTTCGTGCGCGAGAAGTTCCTCGGCCCGGATGCGCTCGCCGCGCAGATCCGCCAGCACGATCCCGCGCAGAAACTCGGCGCGTGGCTCGGCGAGCCGGCGAACACCGACGCGCTAGGCGGCTACGTGACGAAGCTGATGAGTTTCGCGCTCGACATGACCGACGACGCACGGATCCAGACGTTCGTGCATGACGCGTTTCGCGCGATGATCGACCGGATCGACCTGTCGCAATCGGCCGGCGCGATCCTCGATACGCTGACGAAGGACGGCCGCCACCAGGCGCTGCTCGACGATGCGATCGAACAGGTGGTGGACGTGCTCGACAAGGAGGAGAACCGCGAGGTGATCGCGGGCTTCATCGTCGAATGGCTGAAGACGCAGTACCCGAAGGTCGAGAAGATCATGCCGACGCAGTGGTTCGGCGAGAACGGCGCGCGGATGCTCGCCAGCGCGGTGAGCCGTGTGCTGGAAGGCGTGGCGGCCGACCCCGAGCACGAACTGCGGCAACGCTTCGACCGGACGGTCGTGCGGCTGACCGAGCGGTTGAAGCACGACCCCGCGTTCATCGAGAAGGGCGACGAGATCAAGCGCTATATCCGCGACGGCGCCGCATTCAACGACTATGCGCGCGACCTGTGGGATCAGTTGCGCGCGTGGCTGAAGGCCGATCTCGCGCGCCCCGATTCGGCGCTGCACCGGCAGGCCGCGATGCTCGGCGGCTGGCTCGGTGCGCGGCTCGCGGAGAGCCCGGCATTGCGTGCGTCGCTGAACGAGCACGTCGAGAAGGCCGTGCACGAGATGGCGCCGGATTTCGCGGATTTCCTGATGCGCCACATCCGCGACACGGTGCGCAACTGGGACGCGCGCGAGATGTCGCGGCAGATCGAGTTGAACATCGGCAAGGATCTGCAATACATCCGCATCAACGGCACGCTGGTCGGCGGGCTGATCGGGCTCGGGTTGTATCTGGTGTCGCTGGTGCCGCGCTGGGCAGCCGGCTGGCTGCACTGA
- a CDS encoding addiction module antidote protein: MDKISTRPWDSADHLKTEDDMADYFEACLQEAGDDPAFIAHALGVIARARGMSQVARDAGLSREGLYKALSHDGNPSFGTILKVIKALGLQLHGSKAHA; this comes from the coding sequence ATGGACAAGATCAGCACCCGGCCGTGGGATTCGGCCGATCATCTGAAAACCGAAGACGACATGGCCGACTACTTCGAAGCGTGCCTGCAGGAAGCCGGCGACGATCCGGCCTTCATCGCGCATGCGCTCGGCGTGATCGCGCGTGCACGCGGCATGTCGCAGGTCGCGCGCGATGCGGGCCTGTCGCGCGAAGGGCTGTACAAGGCGCTGTCGCACGACGGCAACCCCAGCTTCGGCACGATCCTGAAGGTCATCAAGGCGCTCGGCCTGCAACTGCACGGCTCGAAAGCGCACGCATGA
- a CDS encoding type II toxin-antitoxin system RelE/ParE family toxin — protein sequence MPYSAPTFSIRTTGVFDTWFAGLQDRVAKRRIQARIDRLSMGNPGDWKSAGSPVVEMRIDHGPGYRVYYVRRGTIWVILLCGGDKSSQQADIRAAHAMLAHLDME from the coding sequence ATGCCCTACAGTGCGCCTACGTTCAGCATCCGGACCACCGGCGTCTTCGACACCTGGTTTGCCGGCCTGCAGGATCGCGTCGCGAAGCGCCGCATCCAGGCACGCATCGACCGCCTCTCGATGGGCAATCCGGGCGACTGGAAGTCCGCCGGCTCGCCGGTCGTCGAGATGCGGATCGACCACGGCCCGGGCTATCGCGTCTACTACGTCCGGCGCGGAACGATCTGGGTCATCCTGCTCTGCGGCGGCGATAAATCGTCGCAACAGGCCGACATCCGCGCCGCGCACGCGATGCTCGCGCATCTCGACATGGAGTAA
- a CDS encoding acetolactate synthase large subunit — MKASDLFVKALEAEGVEYVFGIPGEENLDLLESLRRSKIKLVLTRHEQAAGFMAATYGRLTGRTGVCIATLGPGATNFVTAAAYAQLGGMPMLMITGQKPIKSSKQGHFQIVDVVDMMQPLTKFTRQIVSIGNIPSAIREAFRRAEEERPGAAHLELPEDIAHEEGDGKPIPRSYSRRPVAEEKAVAHAVDAIQAARHPLLMIGAGGNRKTTCKMLLEFVDKTGIPFFTTQMGKGVIDETHPLWLGNATLSDGDFVHRAIEHADCIINVGHDVIEKPPFFMRTDDKTVIHVNFLGAQVDPVYFPQIEVVGDIANAVWQMKEALAPQPHWDFARFAMIKEHFDAHLEKGQHDPRFPMYPVRIVNDLYNAMPVDGIVCLDNGMYKIWFARYWRAHEPNSLLLDNALASMGAGLPSAIATKIVHPQRKVIAVCGDGGFMMNSQELETAVRLKLDLVVMILRDDAFGMIRWKQENMNFPDFAMTLQNPDFVAYAQSYGAHGHRVESADDLEPLLRECFSSPGVHVIDVPIDYSDNERVLNREIKRLSAQL, encoded by the coding sequence ATGAAAGCATCGGATCTGTTCGTGAAGGCGCTGGAAGCCGAAGGCGTCGAGTACGTGTTCGGCATTCCCGGCGAGGAAAACCTCGATCTGCTCGAATCGCTGCGGCGATCGAAGATCAAGCTCGTGCTGACCCGGCACGAGCAGGCGGCCGGGTTCATGGCCGCCACCTACGGCCGCCTGACGGGCCGCACCGGCGTGTGTATCGCCACGCTCGGGCCCGGTGCGACGAACTTCGTGACGGCCGCCGCGTATGCGCAGCTCGGCGGCATGCCGATGCTGATGATCACCGGGCAGAAGCCGATCAAGTCCAGCAAGCAGGGCCACTTCCAGATCGTCGACGTGGTCGACATGATGCAGCCGCTCACGAAGTTCACGCGGCAGATCGTGTCGATCGGCAACATCCCGTCGGCCATACGCGAGGCGTTCCGCCGCGCGGAGGAGGAGCGCCCGGGCGCCGCGCACCTCGAGCTGCCGGAAGACATCGCGCACGAGGAGGGCGACGGCAAGCCGATTCCGCGCAGCTACAGCCGGCGGCCGGTGGCCGAGGAGAAGGCGGTCGCGCACGCGGTCGACGCGATCCAGGCCGCGCGCCATCCGCTCCTGATGATCGGCGCGGGCGGCAACCGCAAGACCACCTGCAAGATGCTGCTCGAATTCGTCGACAAGACGGGCATCCCGTTCTTCACGACGCAGATGGGCAAGGGCGTGATCGACGAGACGCACCCGCTGTGGCTCGGTAACGCGACGCTGTCCGACGGCGATTTCGTGCACCGTGCGATCGAGCATGCTGACTGCATCATCAACGTCGGCCACGACGTGATCGAGAAGCCGCCGTTCTTCATGCGTACCGACGACAAGACCGTGATCCACGTGAACTTCCTCGGCGCGCAGGTGGATCCCGTCTATTTCCCGCAGATCGAGGTAGTGGGCGACATCGCGAACGCGGTGTGGCAGATGAAGGAGGCGCTCGCACCGCAGCCGCACTGGGATTTCGCGCGCTTCGCGATGATCAAGGAGCATTTCGACGCCCATCTGGAGAAGGGCCAGCACGATCCGCGCTTCCCGATGTACCCGGTGCGGATCGTCAACGATCTGTACAACGCGATGCCGGTCGACGGCATCGTCTGTCTCGACAACGGGATGTACAAGATCTGGTTCGCGCGCTACTGGCGCGCGCACGAGCCGAATTCGCTGCTGCTCGACAACGCGCTCGCGTCGATGGGTGCGGGCCTGCCGTCGGCGATCGCGACGAAGATCGTGCATCCGCAGCGCAAGGTGATCGCCGTGTGCGGCGACGGCGGTTTCATGATGAATTCGCAGGAACTCGAAACGGCCGTGCGGCTGAAGCTCGACCTCGTCGTGATGATCCTGCGCGACGACGCGTTCGGGATGATCCGCTGGAAGCAGGAGAACATGAATTTCCCCGATTTCGCGATGACGCTGCAGAACCCAGATTTCGTCGCATATGCGCAAAGCTACGGTGCGCACGGGCATCGCGTCGAATCGGCCGACGATCTCGAGCCGCTGCTGCGCGAGTGTTTCTCGTCGCCGGGCGTGCACGTGATCGACGTGCCGATCGATTACTCGGACAACGAGCGCGTGCTGAACCGCGAGATCAAGCGCCTGTCGGCGCAACTCTGA
- a CDS encoding aldehyde dehydrogenase family protein: MLKETYPYYLANEAVYANTDLDVTDKFSGKVATRVALADAKAIDAAIGAAVDAAKPMRELPAYKRQAVLDHCVARFRERFDELAEALCIEAGKPINDSKGEVTRLIDTFRVASEESVRIDGEIINLEISARAQGYTGYTKRVPIGPCSFISPFNFPLNLAAHKVAPALAAGCPFVLKPASRTPIGALIIGEVLAETDLPKGAFSVLPAHRDGADLFTTDERFKLLSFTGSPAVGWALKEKAGKKKVVLELGGNAAAIVDADQREQLDYVVERLAFGAYYQSGQSCIGVQRILVHADLYDALREKLIAKTRSLKMGDPKDPSTFVGPMISESESRRLSGWMDAAVAAGAKIVAGGKVDGAMFEATLLENVGHEQDLYRKEAFGPVAILEKFDRFDDALARVNDSDFGLQAGVFTDSLAHAQRAWEELEVGGVVINDVPSFRVDNMPYGGVKDSGLGREGIRYAIEDMTEPRLMVVRRR, encoded by the coding sequence ATGTTGAAGGAAACCTATCCGTACTACCTCGCCAACGAAGCCGTCTACGCGAACACCGATCTGGACGTGACGGACAAGTTCAGCGGCAAGGTCGCGACACGCGTCGCGCTGGCCGACGCGAAGGCCATCGACGCGGCGATCGGCGCGGCGGTCGATGCCGCGAAGCCGATGCGCGAGCTGCCGGCCTACAAGCGGCAGGCCGTGCTCGACCATTGCGTCGCGCGCTTTCGCGAGCGCTTCGACGAGCTCGCCGAGGCGCTGTGCATCGAGGCCGGCAAGCCGATCAACGATTCGAAGGGCGAAGTGACGCGGCTGATCGACACGTTCCGCGTGGCGTCCGAGGAATCGGTACGCATCGACGGCGAAATCATCAACCTCGAGATCTCCGCGCGCGCGCAGGGCTATACGGGCTACACGAAGCGCGTGCCGATCGGCCCGTGTTCGTTCATCTCGCCGTTCAACTTCCCGCTGAATCTCGCCGCGCACAAGGTCGCGCCCGCGCTCGCGGCCGGCTGCCCGTTCGTGCTGAAGCCGGCGAGCCGCACGCCGATCGGCGCGCTGATCATCGGCGAGGTGCTCGCGGAAACCGATTTGCCGAAGGGCGCGTTCTCGGTGCTGCCCGCGCATCGCGACGGCGCCGACCTGTTCACGACTGACGAGCGCTTCAAGCTGCTGTCGTTCACGGGTTCGCCGGCCGTCGGATGGGCGCTGAAGGAGAAGGCCGGCAAGAAGAAAGTCGTGCTGGAGCTCGGTGGCAACGCGGCCGCGATCGTCGATGCGGATCAGCGCGAGCAGCTCGACTACGTGGTCGAGCGGCTCGCGTTCGGCGCGTATTACCAGTCGGGCCAGAGCTGCATCGGCGTGCAGCGGATCCTCGTGCATGCCGACCTGTACGACGCACTGCGCGAGAAGCTGATCGCGAAGACGCGTTCGCTGAAGATGGGCGACCCGAAGGATCCGTCGACGTTCGTCGGCCCGATGATCTCCGAATCCGAATCGCGCCGGTTGTCGGGCTGGATGGATGCGGCCGTCGCGGCGGGCGCGAAGATCGTCGCGGGCGGCAAGGTCGATGGCGCGATGTTCGAGGCGACGCTGCTGGAAAACGTCGGGCACGAGCAGGACCTGTACCGGAAGGAGGCATTCGGCCCCGTCGCGATCCTCGAGAAATTCGACCGGTTCGACGATGCGCTCGCACGCGTGAACGACAGCGACTTCGGGCTGCAGGCCGGCGTGTTCACCGATTCGCTCGCGCATGCGCAGCGCGCGTGGGAGGAACTGGAGGTCGGCGGCGTCGTGATCAACGACGTGCCGTCGTTCCGCGTCGACAACATGCCGTACGGCGGCGTGAAGGATTCGGGCCTCGGCCGCGAAGGGATCCGCTACGCGATCGAGGACATGACCGAGCCGCGGCTGATGGTCGTGCGGCGCCGGTAA
- a CDS encoding Na+/H+ antiporter translates to MSPVSAFKLVLLSFLAIVALECIAKRLRLPPAAALLIGGIGIAFIPGLPPINLDPELVLLVFLPPLLMDGAYFSVWEEFKRNVGGILLLAIGAVVFTTFAVGFAVHWVAPSLPWAACFALGAIVSPPDAVAAKAVLERVALPRRLMVLLEGESLLNDAAGLVLFRFAVVAALSGTFSLGHAIVGFAELGLGGVVVGFVVGKLVVWFLKLLDDDYLVITVAVIAGWIAYIAGEMVEVSGVIATVTAGMIVGWHQHEVFSAAVRTRGTAFWQVIVFLLEAMVFVLIGLSLRGAIHRLGGFEQVLATMVPPMLAVLAAVIVSRFVWIYAVEALKWPVRGIARRGEAPDWKAATIMSWAGMRGVVTLAIALSLPEAMPGRDVILVASFAVILVTVLLQGTTIGPLIRLLRLPQREDRAAHHLTEPQTWAYVEAAQLAAIQPLVRDENGVVIHPRLLEQYTYRAELTERTKNEPTYPAEVRAAHYDVVLAAIRAGRAELLRLHRSGRIHDEMLHALERDLDLQEVSAQHARG, encoded by the coding sequence ATGTCCCCCGTCTCGGCATTCAAGCTGGTTTTGTTGTCATTTCTCGCGATCGTCGCGCTCGAATGCATTGCCAAGCGGCTGCGGTTGCCGCCCGCGGCCGCGCTGCTGATCGGCGGGATCGGCATCGCGTTCATTCCCGGCCTGCCGCCGATCAATCTCGATCCGGAACTGGTGTTGCTGGTGTTCCTGCCGCCGCTGCTGATGGACGGCGCGTACTTCTCGGTGTGGGAGGAGTTCAAGCGCAACGTCGGCGGCATCCTGCTGCTCGCGATCGGCGCGGTCGTGTTCACGACGTTCGCGGTCGGCTTCGCCGTGCACTGGGTGGCGCCGTCGCTGCCGTGGGCCGCGTGCTTCGCACTCGGCGCGATCGTGTCGCCGCCCGACGCCGTTGCGGCGAAGGCCGTGCTCGAACGCGTCGCGCTGCCGCGCCGGCTGATGGTGCTGCTCGAAGGCGAAAGCCTGCTGAACGATGCGGCCGGCCTCGTGCTGTTCCGCTTCGCGGTCGTCGCGGCGCTGTCGGGCACCTTCAGCCTCGGCCACGCGATCGTGGGTTTCGCGGAGCTCGGGCTTGGCGGCGTGGTGGTCGGCTTCGTGGTCGGCAAGCTCGTCGTGTGGTTCCTGAAGCTGCTCGACGACGACTATCTCGTGATCACCGTCGCGGTGATCGCCGGCTGGATCGCGTACATCGCGGGGGAGATGGTCGAAGTGTCCGGCGTGATCGCCACCGTCACGGCCGGCATGATCGTCGGCTGGCATCAGCACGAGGTGTTCTCTGCGGCCGTGCGCACGCGCGGCACCGCGTTCTGGCAGGTCATCGTGTTCCTGCTCGAAGCGATGGTGTTCGTGCTGATCGGGCTGTCGCTGCGCGGCGCGATCCACCGGCTCGGCGGTTTCGAGCAGGTGCTCGCCACGATGGTGCCGCCGATGCTCGCGGTGCTGGCGGCGGTGATCGTGTCGCGCTTCGTGTGGATCTACGCGGTCGAGGCGCTGAAATGGCCGGTACGCGGGATCGCGCGGCGCGGCGAAGCGCCCGACTGGAAGGCCGCGACGATCATGAGCTGGGCCGGGATGCGCGGCGTCGTCACGCTGGCGATCGCGTTGTCGCTGCCCGAGGCGATGCCCGGCCGCGACGTGATCCTGGTCGCGTCGTTTGCGGTGATCCTCGTCACCGTGCTGCTGCAGGGCACGACGATCGGGCCGCTGATCCGGCTGCTGCGCCTGCCGCAGCGTGAAGACCGCGCGGCGCACCACCTGACCGAGCCGCAGACGTGGGCGTACGTCGAGGCCGCCCAGCTCGCGGCGATCCAGCCGCTCGTGCGCGACGAGAACGGGGTCGTGATCCATCCGCGCCTGCTCGAGCAGTACACGTACCGCGCGGAGTTGACGGAGCGGACGAAGAACGAGCCGACGTATCCGGCTGAAGTGCGTGCCGCGCACTACGACGTCGTGCTGGCCGCGATCCGGGCCGGGCGCGCGGAACTGTTGCGCCTGCACCGTTCGGGGCGCATCCATGACGAGATGCTGCACGCGCTCGAACGCGACCTCGACCTGCAGGAAGTGTCCGCGCAGCACGCGCGCGGGTAG
- a CDS encoding hybrid sensor histidine kinase/response regulator codes for MKESIGESAFETVFMKESSGDNASDCLESGLSVLLVDDQPFVGEVIRRALRSEHDIDLHVCTDAHRAMAVARDVKPTVILQDLVMPEIDGLDLVRAWRADAGTARVPIIVLSAKEEPIVKREAFIAGANDYLVKLPDAMELAARIRYHSNSYLMSRQRDEALDFLSHDMRSPQTSILALLEVYRSEHGEMPAIMERIAGHARRALALADGFIHLTRAQSERRAHEVVSLNEIVLDAVDQLWEKAAGLGSRVAAHVPDTECVTMGDRMMLTRAVANLIDNGLKYGPAGTDVHCTLGSEDGAWLIGVEDTGAGIAPEQRTAATESFVQLESAHGAARGGFGLGLAFVRATAARHRGQILMRNTARGFMVALRLPAQAER; via the coding sequence ATGAAAGAATCGATTGGAGAATCGGCGTTTGAAACTGTATTTATGAAAGAATCGAGCGGTGATAATGCCTCGGATTGTCTTGAATCGGGGTTATCGGTCCTTCTCGTCGACGATCAACCGTTCGTCGGCGAAGTAATCCGCCGCGCGCTGCGCAGCGAACATGACATCGACCTGCACGTGTGCACCGACGCGCACCGGGCGATGGCGGTCGCGCGCGACGTGAAGCCGACCGTCATCCTGCAGGATCTCGTGATGCCGGAGATCGACGGCCTCGATCTGGTTCGCGCGTGGCGTGCGGACGCCGGCACCGCTCGCGTGCCGATCATCGTGCTGTCCGCGAAGGAGGAGCCGATCGTCAAGCGCGAGGCGTTCATCGCCGGCGCGAACGACTATCTGGTGAAGCTCCCCGACGCGATGGAGCTGGCTGCCCGCATCCGCTATCACTCGAACTCCTACCTGATGTCCCGGCAGCGCGACGAGGCGCTCGATTTCCTGTCGCACGACATGCGTTCGCCGCAGACGTCGATCCTGGCGCTGCTCGAAGTCTACCGGAGCGAGCACGGCGAAATGCCGGCGATCATGGAGCGTATTGCCGGCCATGCGCGGCGCGCGCTCGCGCTGGCTGACGGCTTCATCCACCTGACCCGCGCGCAGTCCGAGCGCCGCGCGCACGAGGTCGTGAGTCTCAACGAGATCGTGCTCGACGCCGTCGACCAGCTGTGGGAGAAGGCGGCCGGGCTCGGCAGCCGGGTTGCCGCGCACGTGCCCGATACCGAATGCGTGACGATGGGCGACCGCATGATGCTGACGCGCGCGGTCGCGAACCTGATCGACAACGGACTGAAGTACGGCCCGGCGGGCACGGACGTGCACTGCACGCTGGGCAGCGAGGACGGCGCCTGGCTGATCGGTGTCGAGGACACCGGCGCGGGAATCGCGCCGGAGCAGCGCACGGCCGCGACCGAGTCGTTCGTGCAGCTCGAATCCGCGCACGGCGCGGCGCGCGGCGGCTTCGGCCTCGGGCTCGCGTTCGTCCGCGCGACGGCGGCGCGGCATCGCGGCCAGATCCTGATGCGCAATACGGCGCGCGGCTTCATGGTCGCGCTTCGGCTGCCGGCGCAAGCGGAGCGGTGA